The sequence below is a genomic window from Paenibacillus sp. DCT19.
AACCAGTCTCCGTTAAAAAGTTGGAATATACTGATATCACTTCGTACATGTCTGTTTCATTTTCTGACTTTATTTAGCTTTTTTAAGGGAGGCAAGAATATGGCAATCCGCTACAGTATTATTATTGCAACCTATAACCGGGCTCATCAATTATCACTTACACTGGCGGCTTTTGAGGCGCAGACGTACCCCAAGCATTTATTTGAGGTCATTGTTGCTGATGATGGTTCCACAGATGGCACAAAAGAACAGGTTGAAGCCTTTCAAGCTTCATATCCACTGACTTATGTATCGCAGACAGAACAACGCGGCAGATCTGCTATTCGGAATTTGGGGCTGCAACATGCCAAAGGATCATACGTTATCTTTTGCGATGCTGATTTTCTGGCATTACCCGAGTTTATACGAACCGTGCGACAGTACCATCGCAAACATCCCAGAGCTGTTGTCTCTGGCTTCCCCTATTCCTTCAGTGGTTCATATACCCACTACTATCCGGACTTTTCCCCTGAAGAGAAGGAGCACTGTCGTGCGGTTCTCGCTGCTTCAAACTTATGGCGTCCTGAACTAGATGCTGCGAATGAAATTATCCCGCTGATTACACCAGCAGATATTATGCATCATACAGATGCTTTTTCCCGAATTGCCTTCTCATCTCAAATGCCACCTGGTGTCATCAAGCAATTTGCCAGCACAGATGTGGCTCCCTGGATGGTATTTGTTACTCGGTGTGTATCTGTCCGGCGCAGTCTACTGAAACGGGTTGGAGGATTCAACGAAAGGTTTGTACTTTATGGCCTTGAGGACTGGGATTTAGGCTATAGATTGCACCGCTTGAAAGTACCCTTTTACTGCATGAAAGAAGTCGTGGGCTACCATCAGGAGCATCCAACCCATTTCCGAGGGGATGTGTTAAATACAGAAAACCTTCGCATCATGTTGGAAACTTACGGACTCAATGATTCTGCACTTAACTTACTTACCGTTGTGCCTCCGTCTGAAGATTTGGAAACATACAAAAACACCCTCCGAGTCTTGCGCAGAGGATTTCGGTATAGAGCAACACGTTCTTCAGCAAAGCTGTTAAAGAGAACATTACGAATTGCAGCCAAGCAATTCGTAATCCAAGCGGATGCTCAGGCATACAAAAAAACATTAGCTAGAATACAACGTAGAGCAAATGGCCGGAAAAGCCGAACGGCTCGTGTTTTACGGGATATGGTACAAAGAGCTGAACGAATATAGAGCTAGGGAGAATCTGCTGTTGTCATATGACAGCAGATGAAACTACGGAAAGCATCTACTTTTGAGATTAACCGGTCATTGAATTATGACCCTGTCCATACCGTAATCGGTACAAATTCTTGTCCTTGGCTCGGGACACGAATTTGTACCGATCAAAGGCCTTTTATATGACTTACTCACACATTCTTACATAATAGATAAGAAATTTATGTTTTCGAGTGATCACAATTCAAGCTTCTGCTCGAAACACAGTAACGGAACTGCACCTATGTATTAACTGCATTTAATAAAAGTAGGTTATCTTCTCTTGACCTAGAGTTAACTCTAGTATGTAAAATATAAAATCAAATGAAAAAAGGAGCTAAGAATA
It includes:
- a CDS encoding glycosyltransferase family 2 protein; the encoded protein is MAIRYSIIIATYNRAHQLSLTLAAFEAQTYPKHLFEVIVADDGSTDGTKEQVEAFQASYPLTYVSQTEQRGRSAIRNLGLQHAKGSYVIFCDADFLALPEFIRTVRQYHRKHPRAVVSGFPYSFSGSYTHYYPDFSPEEKEHCRAVLAASNLWRPELDAANEIIPLITPADIMHHTDAFSRIAFSSQMPPGVIKQFASTDVAPWMVFVTRCVSVRRSLLKRVGGFNERFVLYGLEDWDLGYRLHRLKVPFYCMKEVVGYHQEHPTHFRGDVLNTENLRIMLETYGLNDSALNLLTVVPPSEDLETYKNTLRVLRRGFRYRATRSSAKLLKRTLRIAAKQFVIQADAQAYKKTLARIQRRANGRKSRTARVLRDMVQRAERI